A genomic region of Prionailurus viverrinus isolate Anna chromosome D4, UM_Priviv_1.0, whole genome shotgun sequence contains the following coding sequences:
- the LOC125150653 gene encoding interferon omega-1-like: protein MALLRPLLTALALLACRPGGSLGCALPGSHAQVSRDNLVLLGQMRRLSPFLCLRARKDFRFPREMLEGGQLREAQAAAAVLRELLQQTFNLLHTERSSAAWSPAPLHGLRSGLHRQLEALDACLLQATGEGERGPGMHGPALAIKRYFQDIRVYLEDEGYSDCAWEIVRLEIMRALSSSATLQDSLAIKDGDLGSP from the coding sequence ATGGCTCTCCTGCGCCCTCTGCTGACCGCCCTGGCGCTGCTCGCCTGCCGCCCTGGAGGCTCTCTGGGCTGTGCCCTGCCTGGGAGCCACGCGCAGGTTAGCAGGGACAACTTGGTGCTCCTGGGCCAGATGCGGAGACTGTCCCCTTTCTTGTGCCTGCGGGCCAGAAAAGACTTCCGCTTCCCCCGGGAGATGCTGGAGGGCGGCCAGCTCCGGGAGGCccaggccgccgccgccgtccTGCGGGAGCTGCTCCAGCAGACCTTCAACCTGTTGCACACGGAGCGCTCCTCGGCGGCCTGGAGCCCCGCGCCGCTGCACGGACTCCGCTCTGGCCTCCACCGGCAGCTGGAAGCCCTGGACGCCTGCTTGCTGCAGGCCACGGGCGAGGGAGAGCGCGGCCCGGGGATGCACGGCCCTGCCCTGGCCATCAAGAGGTACTTCCAGGACATCCGCGTCTACCTGGAGGACGAGGGATACAGTGACTGCGCCTGGGAAATTGTCAGGCTGGAAATCATGAGAGCCTTGTCCTCCTCGGCGACCTTGCAAGACAGCTTGGCCATCAAGGATGGAGACCTGGGGTCACCTTGA